A genomic region of Castor canadensis chromosome 16, mCasCan1.hap1v2, whole genome shotgun sequence contains the following coding sequences:
- the Kdelr1 gene encoding ER lumen protein-retaining receptor 1, with amino-acid sequence MNLFRFLGDLSHLLAIILLLLKIWKSRSCAGISGKSQVLFAVVFTARYLDLFTNYISLYNTCMKVVYIACSFTTVWMIYSKFKATYDGNHDTFRVEFLVVPTAILAFLVNHDFTPLEILWTFSIYLESVAILPQLFMVSKTGEAETITSHYLFALGVYRTLYLFNWIWRYHFEGFFDLIAIVAGLVQTVLYCDFFYLYITKVLKGKKLSLPA; translated from the exons ATGAATCTCTTCCGATTCCTGGGAGACCTCTCCCACCTCCTGGCCATCATCTTGCTTCTGCTCAAAATCTGGAAGTCCCGATCGTGTGCCG GGATTTCGGGTAAGAGCCAGGTCCTGTTTGCTGTGGTGTTCACTGCCCGCTACCTAGACCTGTTCACCAACTACATCTCACTGTACAACACGTGCATGAAG GTAGTCTACATAGCCTGCTCCTTCACCACAGTCTGGATGATTtacagcaagttcaaagccacttACGATGGGAACCATGACACTTTCCGGGTGGAGTTCCTTGTTGTCCCCACAGCCATCTTGGCGTTCCTGGTCAATCACGACTTCACCCCTCTGGAG ATCCTCTGGACTTTCTCCATCTACCTGGAGTCGGTCGCCATCTTACCACAGCTGTTTATGGTAAGCAAGACAGGAGAGGCAGAGACCATCACCAGCCACTACCTGTTTGCGCTGGGCGTGTACCGCACGCTTTATCTTTTCAACTGGATCTGGCGTTACCACTTCGAGGGCTTCTTCGACCTCATTGCCATCGTTGCTGGCCTAGTCCAGACGGTCCTGTACTGCGATTTCTTCTACCTCTACATCACCAAAG TCCTGAAGGGGAAGAAGCTGAGTCTGCCGGCATAG